The following DNA comes from Triticum aestivum cultivar Chinese Spring chromosome 3D, IWGSC CS RefSeq v2.1, whole genome shotgun sequence.
ACTCTTCCGCGAGGTACTccttccgtccggaaatacttatccAAGGAATGGATGaatctaaatgtattttagtttgcatccatttcttcgacaagtatttctgaacggagggagtactgtaaGAAACGCGTCCTCCCGCGATCAGATTCCACGCGAGAAAATGATGCTCTCTAGCGATGACATCCGACCATTTGTAACGAACGAGCAGCTTCTCTGCCCTGTTGCGTCAGTGTCCATGCCGCGCGCGTCACGTCGACCCACTCTAGGCACCAACTGCCTGACCATCACGTTGAATGCGAAATTCCAATCGTAGTACGAATTTCGCAGGATCTTTTTTGCTAGGAAACGGCCAAAACGCCCCTAAAAATTGGAGAATTCTGAGGTGGGCTAGGTTCCAGTTCATTTCAGTTAACCTCACGTCTCAAACTTGCACGTAGAAAACAGCAGCAGTTTTCTACCTTTCAACAAAGAAAGTAGCGTTGAGCTGCAGCTGCTGCTGAGGCGCCGCAACCAGTCGCAGTTGATGCGCTGCTGCATTTGCACGGAGCCTACTGTTTCCATGTAGAAATTCCGGTCGCCTTTTACAAGTCACCGTCGCTTCCAACTTTGCTTCACCAACCACGGCGCACAACAATTGGAACCTCACCATACACCAACAACGATGTCGCACTCAAACCCTCGTGAGAAACTTGTCGAGACACTATGCGCCGAGGGACAAGATCTCAAGGGGAAAATCGACTCTGCCAGGTCTAGACTCTAGAGACCCGAACGGCTCCAACCATGAAAAATCGCACCATATATTCCTTTCTTGTTGCAACTTTCCCACGCCTACACAGCAATCTACAAGAGGCACGACCAGCCAATACTTCCGAAGCTTTCATGCAACAAGGACAGCATCGAAAAAAGCAGCAGTGCAAACTATTGCTATTTTGAATTTTGAAACAATGTCAGCAGAAAGGTTAGCCTTCTGAAATCTGAAACACTAATCACATCAAGATTTAGTTCCCCCAAGCAACGGCTCCTTTTTAGAAGCCCAGACACAAGGACTAAAACTACAACCGTGGAATGTCAATGTGCATACATGAAAATGGCCATGATGTGGGGAAATTATGAGCCACTACTCAGTGCCGACGCATATACTCCCCAGGAAAATCCCGTAGAAACTTCAGACCGAGATACAATCATTCTCAAGTATCCTAGCTAAGCAGGAAATTATAACTTTCAAACACATTGCCACCAGACTGATACATCCTTTCGATTACCAAAAGAAATGCAAATTGCTTAAAAGAATACTGAGATAGTACAATGTAACCTGTCGGAGTAGTCCAAAGTTACAACACTAGCATATACAGAAATTTAATTTAGTAGATCATCTCAGCACACTGTTGTGGCTAAATTTGGCTCTGTGGCCTCATTGCATCAATAAGTTTACCCAACTCATAAACATCTTGTCATCAAATATCAGTATATACTCACATCTTATAAAGTTGGTTAGTATCAGAAAATGCAAGCAAACAGATCAACATGAACTACTGAATAAGTAAAGACTGTGAATAAGTAAAGACTGCAGATGAATAATTGACCAAATGAGCACACGGGAGAATGATAAAACTTTATTCTAAGATCATCTAAGCAAGCCATCTCATAACACCAAATCACCATGAACTGACTGAACAAAATATTTCAAGCCTCACTCATTATTACCAACCAACCGACCGACTTACCATCTACAAGTTTCTTGGCCTGTGTCCAAGCAAAGGAGGCTAGGGCGATGCACAACGCAAGCAAGCATGCCCCGACCTACTTACCGTCTACTATACCCAAATCACTTGTCCTCACTGCTAACATTAGCAGCAATGGCATCGCCCTCAGCTATCAATCTCTCCTTGGCTTCTGAATCAGAAGATGCCGGCTTATCTGATTTCTGCGCACCAGTGAGCCTTGCAAGCAACACGAAGGACATCCCACCAAGCACGTTGTTCATGCAACGGAGTGCGATCACGGACACCTTGAAGACCGGGGGTGGCATGACATTGCCAAGGAGGAACTCGACCCCATTCAGGGTCTGGTATCGCAGGTTGCTGCTGATGCCCATGTGGAGCGCCCAGGTGCCTGCGTTGAGCAGCGTGGGCGGCGCCTTGTTGGGGGTCTCGAAGGCCGGGTCCATGCGCTTCCTCAAGGCGATGAGCCCGTTGGAGATCGCGGTGCCCATGAGCCCGGCCCCGAACCCCACCACCGCGAACGTGGTGCCCTTGGACACGAGGGTCGCGACGCGGGAGCCGAGCGAGTAAGCACCCGGCTCGAACATGTGGCTGGGGAGGGAGGAgacggcggcagaggcggcggcagaggcggcggcggagacCCCGGCTGTGGGAGCGAGCATGTACATGAGCACGAAGTTGAGGATGGATCCGACAACGAGGGTGGAGAAGACGAAGTCGAGCTCGTTGAGGCCGAAGTTGGGGCGGGACGACATGTCGCCGAGCACGCAGGCGGTGACGCCGACCAGCTCCTCCATGAGCACCTTGAACGGGAACTGGGGATCCGCGGCGACGCGGGCCGCCCACCCGGCGAGGAACATGCCGAGGATGCCTGCGCGGCCGCCGGCGCCGTCGCTGGCGCCCCCGGAGTCCGCTGcgtcgccagatccgccgccgccgccgccgtaggagcgcgggggcgggggcgggggcagcTTCCCTCCCGGCCcggatggggacggggacggggaagCTGAGCGGAGGGCGAGGAGTGCCGAGGAGGAGGCGGGCAGCGGGGAGAAGGCGAGGTTGGAGGTCGGGGCGGCGCGGAGCGGCGCGAGGCGGGCGGAGGAGTCGAGGTGGGCGGAGGGGAGGAACTTGGCGGCGGCGAAGGCCGTCGGGGCGGCCATGGCGATCAGGCGGGGGAGAAGCTCGGtgtcctcggcggcggcggcggcgggggagaggCGCCAGATGCGGGGAGGTTTTGGGGGTTGGTGTGATGTGGTGCGGTGGTTCGGTGGGGAGTGGGTGCGCGGCGCAATATGTATACGTGCCGCGACAGCGCGACACCTGACCTACGGGACGGGGCCGCCGCTCGTGGGGAAAAAGAAAGCGCACAGTGCCGGCTGCGGACCTCAGCTCCCCAACAAAGAATTTCGCTTTGTTTGCTTCCTCTGAAAATTCGTTGGACCTCCAAGCTCTGAAAATTTTGCCTGAGTTTTCGTTTGATTCACACTCTTGCGTGATTGGAACGGTCCGAGTTTTTTTTTCTCAAATACGC
Coding sequences within:
- the LOC123079516 gene encoding protein RETICULATA-RELATED 3, chloroplastic; the encoded protein is MAAPTAFAAAKFLPSAHLDSSARLAPLRAAPTSNLAFSPLPASSSALLALRSASPSPSPSGPGGKLPPPPPPRSYGGGGGGSGDAADSGGASDGAGGRAGILGMFLAGWAARVAADPQFPFKVLMEELVGVTACVLGDMSSRPNFGLNELDFVFSTLVVGSILNFVLMYMLAPTAGVSAAASAAASAAVSSLPSHMFEPGAYSLGSRVATLVSKGTTFAVVGFGAGLMGTAISNGLIALRKRMDPAFETPNKAPPTLLNAGTWALHMGISSNLRYQTLNGVEFLLGNVMPPPVFKVSVIALRCMNNVLGGMSFVLLARLTGAQKSDKPASSDSEAKERLIAEGDAIAANVSSEDK